The Mesorhizobium sp. NBSH29 genome has a segment encoding these proteins:
- a CDS encoding RrF2 family transcriptional regulator — translation MRMTLHSDYGLRVLTYLALHPDRPCTVSEIATSYRLSRNHLLKVALNLKNAGFVEAVRGRTGGVRLGRPPNEIGIGAVIRSLEEDFALVECFKDGGGSCIIAPACRIKGIFSEALAAYMATLEKYTLQDALVNAPSLRTLFDLTVPPAAAQGATLPEPTRA, via the coding sequence ATGAGGATGACACTGCATAGCGATTACGGACTGCGGGTACTGACATATCTCGCACTTCACCCCGACCGGCCGTGCACCGTGAGCGAGATCGCCACCAGCTATCGGCTGTCGCGCAACCATCTCCTCAAAGTCGCTCTCAATCTCAAGAATGCAGGCTTCGTTGAAGCTGTACGCGGTCGCACAGGCGGCGTGCGCCTTGGCAGGCCTCCGAACGAAATTGGGATCGGCGCGGTTATCCGCAGTTTGGAAGAAGATTTCGCTCTGGTTGAATGCTTCAAGGATGGCGGCGGAAGCTGCATCATCGCCCCGGCCTGCCGGATCAAGGGGATCTTCAGCGAAGCGCTCGCTGCCTATATGGCGACCCTCGAGAAGTACACGCTGCAAGATGCATTAGTTAACGCACCTTCCCTTCGGACGCTCTTCGATCTCACCGTTCCCCCGGCTGCGGCGCAGGGTGCAACTCTCCCCGAGCCCACGCGGGCCTAG